The region TCACGTAAAATAATAGTTCCCGTGGCGTTTTTAAGTTCCAGGTTGTCATAGATCACGGTGTTTACATTAAATGCAATTTCAGTATCTAAAAAGGAAGGGATTTTTACCGCTTCGTTGGAACTCGGAGTAGAAATTTCTCCTGGAGTTTCTTTTGTATCGGTTTCAGCTTCAGCAATCATAAAATCGTTGATGGCAAAAACATTAGAATTTACATTGAAGTTTCCTTTTAAATTCTGTTCGGTAAACAGGAAGCCCATCAGGTTTTCAATATTTCCCGAAGCATTGATGTCGGTTTGGCCGGTGGTGAGTTTTAATTCGGGTACGCGCACGTTGCCCTGGTTAAAATTCATAGTGGCGTTGGCGATCTTCACCTCGTTAGGAATCTCAGGCGATTTATAACTGAAATTTCTAAGACTGGCCGTACCACTACTTTTCACATTTTGATATTGTTCTTTTTCTATAGAATTCATATCAAATTGCGTGGTAAGATCTGCGGTTAGCACCCCGTTAAGATCCTGCTCAAGTTCCAGCGGATACGCCTGTTCAAGATTGGCTAAATTAAGCGTGCCTTTAAGCGCCATATCTACAAGCATATTTCCCATCAAGTTTTTTACGCTTCCGTTGGTGGCAAACCTGTCCTGGTCTATTCTGAAGGTTACATTATCAAAAGTAAGGTAGGTGTCTTCTAAAATTCCGGTTTCATTTAAAATTTGAAGATCAATATTAATATCTTCTACACTTTTAGGAAGATCGGGATATTTAAAAGAAGCGTTATTAGAACTCACTTTAATATCCATTTTTGGAATATAAGTATCATCTACAATTCCCTGTATTTTTCCATTTACAATGAAATCTCCATTGGTTTCTACATTTTCTATGTTTTTTGCGTAGGTCGCCGGAATTACGGCTAGAAAGTTTTTAAAGTCTGAAGAAGGCGTTTGGAAGCTTAGATCTATCTCGTTATTATCTTCATTTACCTGCACAAATCCTTCAAAAGTTAACGGCAACTGATTGATCATTGCTTCGTTCTCAAGGAATGTATAACGCATATTTTTCAGGTCCATCTGAATCACGGCATCAAGGGAAACCTTATTTCGGTTCAGGTAATTTACGCCATCGTAATCTAAAGAAACCAATGCGGTAGATTCGGTATCCAGCTCACTTTCAGCTAAAGAAAAATCTCCGGTTCCCTGGTGGTTTAATTCTTCTACATCCAGTAAAAGTTTTTGGCCTACATCTAAATATTTCACCCGGGAATTATTGATCTCGTAATGCTTTAAATCAAAACTAAATCCGGTTGAAGCTGAATCTGTAGCTGCAGCGGTTGTATCTTGTATAGCGATATCGTAATTGGCATTCCCTAAAGAATCTACCTTAATATTTAGAAAAGTATTATTCAGCTTAATATCATCCAGAACCTTTGGCTCGTCGGCACCTTTAAATAATTCTTTAATAGACATTTCCAATTGAGCTTCTTCCCCAATGGCAAGTGTATCGCCTTTAAAAGGTTCATTATTGATCACGCTAAAATTCTCAATTACTACGGTAGCTTGAGGGAAACTCCTAAAAAAGCTGAGACTTATGTCGCTAAATTCAACCTGCGCATCCACACTTTCGTTGGCGGTTTTTCGCACATAATCCTTTATTTGTGATTCAAATAAAAATGGTGCGACAACCAGTATAACTACAATCACGAGTAATACGATACCGATTATTTTAAATACTTTCTTCATTTCTATATTATTTAATTCAAACCAATTAAGCTGGTTTATTTAAATTAATTATATTTTAATTCTTCGCCTTGCTTCAGCTTAAAGCGTTTTCTAAACGCGTAAACCGCGGCATAGAGCAGGGGAGTATCCAGCGCGGCAACAATTACTTTAAATAAAAATCCGCTAAATAAAAGTGCGCCAAATAAGTCCCATTCAATTTTATTAAAACTACAGAGCAAAAACAAGACCGAAAACGTATCTACAAACTGCGAGAGAAAGGTAGAAAAGTTATTCCGAAGCCATAAATGTTTTCCTTTGGTCAATCTTTTCCAAAAATGAAATAAGTGAATATCTATATATTGCGCTAATAAATAGGCGACCATAGAAGCGAAAACGGCAATAGTGGTGGCTCCAAAAACCTTTGTGAACAAGTCGTTATCTATGGGCGACCATTCTGTAGCGGGTACTGCATCTGCGGTGTAGATAATTAACAAAGAAAAGAACGAAGCAAAAATTCCCGTAGTTACTACCTGGTTGGCTTTTTTCTTTCCATAGATCTCGCTAATAATATCGGTGATCAAAAAAGTAACCGGATAAGGCAAAATGCCTACAGATATTTCAAAAGTGTAAATTCCGAAGAAATCCCACGAAAAGAATTTTTGAAAAATAAGATTTGAAACAACCAGTGAGGCGATAAAAAGCCCTGCCAGTATTAAATATACACGTTGCGCTGCGAGTTTGTCTTTCAGTAAAAGTTTAGCCAAATTTATTTTTTAAGTCTTCCTGCAAAATTAGGGGTATGTGATTTTGTTTTACTTAATTTGCTGTGAAATTTACAGGATAAGCTTTAATAATTTTCTTCAGTTAGTTTGAATTCCCCAAAAATAGTACATATCGCCCTGGGAAGCAATGTGGGTAACCGCTTTGAGCTTCTGCAAAATGCATTGCATAAAATATATTTAGAAATTGGCGAAGTGCAACTGGTTTCGCAGGTTTATGAAACACCTGCCTGGGGTTTTGAGGGAAATGCTTTTTTAAACGCCTGTATTGCTGTTTCTACCAGATTTTCTGCGGAAGAAATTCTTCGGAAATTATTAAAGATTGAAGCTGATGCCGGCCGGGTGCGCTCTGATGCGAAAAATTACCAAAACCGAAGCCTGGATCTGGATATATTACTTTTCGAAAATGAAATTTTAGAAACTACAGATTTGGTAGTGCCGCATCCTGCAATGCAAAACCGAAAATTTGTGTTGCTTCCTTTGGCAGATATCGCTACAAAAGAAATTCATCCCGTTTTTAAAGTTTCTATTGAAAAATTACTTAAGCGGGTGGAGGACAATTCAGAAATAAAAGCGATTTCTGAAAGGCTTGAAGTTCCTAAGAAAGCTTTCAATTTAAATAAACTGAATTATATCGCGGTTGAAGGAAACATCGGTGCCGGGAAAACCAGTTTTTCTACCATGGTTTCCGAAGATTTTAATGCAAAACTCATTTTAGAAAGGTTTAAAGACAATCCGTTTTTGCCAAAATTCTATGAGAACAAAGAGCGGTATGCTTTTCCCTTAGAAATGTCTTTTCTAGCCGATCGCTACCAGCAACTTTCAGACGATTTGGCGCAGTATGATCTTTTTAAGGATTTTGTAATTTCAGATTACGATGTTTTTAAATCGTTGATTTTTGCTAAAATCACGCTGCACGAAGATGAATATGCGCTGTATCACAAGCTTTTTCACTTAATGTATAAGGAACTGGTAAAGCCAGACCTCTACATTTATCTCTACCAAAATACAGATCGATTGCTGGAAAATATCAAGACTCGCGGTCGAGATTACGAGCAAAATATTCAGCCCGATTATTTAGTGGAAATTAATAAAAGCTACCTGAATTTTATAAAGACCCAAACCAATATGAAGGTGCAGATTATAGATATTTCGGGAAAAGATTTTGTGAATAATAGAGCCGATTATCTGGCGATTTTAGATGAAATAAAAAAAGCCCCCTAGCCCCCGAAGGGGGAACTTTTCTCATTGTATGCCCTGCAAGGTATAGCAAACCTTGGAGGTCTGTTTAAAGTTATTCGAAATTTTAATGATTCATATAGGATTGTTCGCGATTGCCGGAAGATATTTTATTGAATAGATCCCATAGAACAACACCGGCACTTACCGCAATATTCAATGAATGTTTACTGCCCAACTGCGGGATTTCAATTATGCCATCGCTCGCCGAAACCACTTTTTGCTGTACGCCTTTTACCTCATTTCCAAAAACCACTGCGATTTTTTCACCGGGTTGAGCTTTAAAATCGTTTAGCATTACAGCGCCTTCAGCCTGTTCGATTGAAAAAACTTTTATTTTCTCTTGTTGAAGTTTCTCAACTATATCCAGCACGTTTTCGGCATATTCCCAGGCTACAGTTTCGGTCGCGCCCAAAGCGGTTTTTTGGATGTCTTTATGAGGTGGTTGTGCGGTAATTCCGCAGAGATAAATTTTTTCGATTAAAAAAGCATCGGCGCTACGAAAAACCGAACCCACATTATTCAGGCTTCTAATATTGTCCAAAATCACAATTATAGGCGTTTTTTCAGCTTCCTTGAATTCTTCAACTGATTTACGGTCCAGTTCGCTGTTTTTTAATTTTCGGTTTTCCATAGCGGCAAAAATAGTATTTCTAAGTTTTCTTCGGAAGTGTTCCGTTCGTGTTTTATGCCAATTCCCTAAAGTCTTTTAAGATTTGGTTTATCTTAGGCTTTTCAGTCAAAAATACAATTAAAATGAATAAAATTATCTGTTTCTTTTTAGTACTAATAATACTGTCTTCCTGTAATAATAAAGAAACCAAAGCTTACGACCTGGTGATTTATAATGCTCAAATTCTGGATTTGGAAAATGAAAAAATGAGCGAAAATCAATCAATTTTTATTTCTGAAGGAGAAATTGTTGAGGTTCGAAAAAGCATTGATAAGGAGCAATTTGTAGCCGATAGACTAATTGATGCCGACGGAAAATTTGTGATGCCTGGACTTTGGGATAATCACGTACATTTTAGAGGCGGCGATACCTTAATAGATGAAAATAAAGATCTATTACCACTTTTTTTAGCCTACGGAATTACCACGGTAAGAGACGCTGGTGGCGATATCACTCCGAGTGTAATGGAATGGAAAGATCAAATTGCTAATGGTGAATTAGATGGACCCACAATTTTTAGTTCCGGTCCCAAACTAGATGGCGATAAGCCAGCCTGGCCTGGTTCTATTGAAGTTACTAGCGAAGCTGATATTGTTGCAGCCCTCGATTCGCTGGAAAACCTTGAGGTAGATTACGTAAAGACCTATGATGGAAATCTTCCCGCAGAAAATTATTACAAGATCATCGAAGAAGCCGAAAAACGTGGCCTAAAAGTCACCGGGCATATGCCAATGAGTGCCGATTTTATGAAAGCGGTATCCCTTGGCCTTGATGGTGTCGAGCATATGTATTATCCGCTAAAAGCCTGTTCTCCCGCCGCCGATAGTCTTACTGAACTCGATCTTGGCTACGGAATGATGGAGCCGCTTATCGATACTTACGATCCAGAATTGGCCGACGATGTTTTTGCTAAAATGAGTGAAGAAAAT is a window of Salegentibacter salegens DNA encoding:
- a CDS encoding AsmA-like C-terminal region-containing protein, with amino-acid sequence MKKVFKIIGIVLLVIVVILVVAPFLFESQIKDYVRKTANESVDAQVEFSDISLSFFRSFPQATVVIENFSVINNEPFKGDTLAIGEEAQLEMSIKELFKGADEPKVLDDIKLNNTFLNIKVDSLGNANYDIAIQDTTAAATDSASTGFSFDLKHYEINNSRVKYLDVGQKLLLDVEELNHQGTGDFSLAESELDTESTALVSLDYDGVNYLNRNKVSLDAVIQMDLKNMRYTFLENEAMINQLPLTFEGFVQVNEDNNEIDLSFQTPSSDFKNFLAVIPATYAKNIENVETNGDFIVNGKIQGIVDDTYIPKMDIKVSSNNASFKYPDLPKSVEDINIDLQILNETGILEDTYLTFDNVTFRIDQDRFATNGSVKNLMGNMLVDMALKGTLNLANLEQAYPLELEQDLNGVLTADLTTQFDMNSIEKEQYQNVKSSGTASLRNFSYKSPEIPNEVKIANATMNFNQGNVRVPELKLTTGQTDINASGNIENLMGFLFTEQNLKGNFNVNSNVFAINDFMIAEAETDTKETPGEISTPSSNEAVKIPSFLDTEIAFNVNTVIYDNLELKNATGTIILRDETATLQNITTNIFGGNITLAGNVSTKGATPTFDMDLALNALNIAESFNGLEMLQGLAPVAQALQGKLQTNLKLNGNLNEDLTPQLSTLAGNALAEILTAEINPEKLALLSRLDQQLDFINFKDIDLDKLKTRLTFSDGMVQIEPFNFNVEGVNVEVSGSHGFDMNMNYNLNLDVPARMLGSQVGNALSKLSGDEIRNMMVALPIGLKGTFQNPQINVNMQQAVTNLTQRIVAKQKENLQERGQDAIRDIINKQTGNRNQQQQKPDTTAVQDSTQTQAPKTEEKPRSQEEEVKDAAKDILGGILRKSKKKKDTTSN
- a CDS encoding queuosine precursor transporter, with translation MAKLLLKDKLAAQRVYLILAGLFIASLVVSNLIFQKFFSWDFFGIYTFEISVGILPYPVTFLITDIISEIYGKKKANQVVTTGIFASFFSLLIIYTADAVPATEWSPIDNDLFTKVFGATTIAVFASMVAYLLAQYIDIHLFHFWKRLTKGKHLWLRNNFSTFLSQFVDTFSVLFLLCSFNKIEWDLFGALLFSGFLFKVIVAALDTPLLYAAVYAFRKRFKLKQGEELKYN
- the folK gene encoding 2-amino-4-hydroxy-6-hydroxymethyldihydropteridine diphosphokinase encodes the protein MNSPKIVHIALGSNVGNRFELLQNALHKIYLEIGEVQLVSQVYETPAWGFEGNAFLNACIAVSTRFSAEEILRKLLKIEADAGRVRSDAKNYQNRSLDLDILLFENEILETTDLVVPHPAMQNRKFVLLPLADIATKEIHPVFKVSIEKLLKRVEDNSEIKAISERLEVPKKAFNLNKLNYIAVEGNIGAGKTSFSTMVSEDFNAKLILERFKDNPFLPKFYENKERYAFPLEMSFLADRYQQLSDDLAQYDLFKDFVISDYDVFKSLIFAKITLHEDEYALYHKLFHLMYKELVKPDLYIYLYQNTDRLLENIKTRGRDYEQNIQPDYLVEINKSYLNFIKTQTNMKVQIIDISGKDFVNNRADYLAILDEIKKAP
- a CDS encoding RNA methyltransferase; the encoded protein is MENRKLKNSELDRKSVEEFKEAEKTPIIVILDNIRSLNNVGSVFRSADAFLIEKIYLCGITAQPPHKDIQKTALGATETVAWEYAENVLDIVEKLQQEKIKVFSIEQAEGAVMLNDFKAQPGEKIAVVFGNEVKGVQQKVVSASDGIIEIPQLGSKHSLNIAVSAGVVLWDLFNKISSGNREQSYMNH
- a CDS encoding amidohydrolase family protein — encoded protein: MNKIICFFLVLIILSSCNNKETKAYDLVIYNAQILDLENEKMSENQSIFISEGEIVEVRKSIDKEQFVADRLIDADGKFVMPGLWDNHVHFRGGDTLIDENKDLLPLFLAYGITTVRDAGGDITPSVMEWKDQIANGELDGPTIFSSGPKLDGDKPAWPGSIEVTSEADIVAALDSLENLEVDYVKTYDGNLPAENYYKIIEEAEKRGLKVTGHMPMSADFMKAVSLGLDGVEHMYYPLKACSPAADSLTELDLGYGMMEPLIDTYDPELADDVFAKMSEENVYVTPTLYIGKTLAEILDVDHQQDSLLNYIGPGIQKTYQGRIEGAKRAKASGSKMREKMEEISTRMIRPMQNAGVSLLAGSDCGAFNSYVYPGESLRGELNALAEAGLSNAEAIKSSIINGPKFMDMSEKYGSIKEGKVADLLLLEKNPMENLQHLKGIIAVIKNGKVINREDIQNMLQEIKQ